The following DNA comes from Alosa alosa isolate M-15738 ecotype Scorff River chromosome 13, AALO_Geno_1.1, whole genome shotgun sequence.
GATCAAGCAGAAGAAAcgactgttttatttcattcgCTCAAAGATCGACAACGACATCAATGCAGAAAACAGAAGAAGAGACTTCAATGAGGAGAGGCTGTTAGATAAGATCAGAGAGGACTGTAAGAAGAACTTGAGTAGTGTTGGAAAGCCACAGGTTTTTCTGGTTTCCTCCTTTAATTTGAACGACTATGATTTCAACAGGTTTATGGACAGCCTTGAGAAAGAACTCCCAGAAAAAAAGAAGCATGCCCTCATCCTTTCTCTACCAGTCTACTCCTTAGAGGCATTGGACAGGAAGAAGAAGCACCTACAGAAGATGATCTGGCTCACAGCTTTTGGCTCAGGCGCAATAGCTGTGGTTGCTATCCCAGGCCTTACAGTGCCATGTGATTATGGAATCATCATGTCATTTCTAGAAagtgttttcagatcttttggGCTTGAGGATACATCTTTGCAGAGGCTTGCAACAAGAGTGAGACTGAACTGGAAGGACTTAAAAGCTGAAATAAAATCAAGGTTTAAAGATGGAGTCACAACTGATGCAGTAACATCTTTGTTGGCAACGCCTTCAATGGCCTCTATCATGACGCTCAAGGGGCTCATGAGTGGTATAATCCCATTTATGCAGCTACCAGCTGGAGCCATTTCAGTGGCTGTCATACACTATCTGCTCAACAAAGGCCTCAATGAAATGGAAAATGACGCCAAATCTGTGCTGGAAAAAGCAAGACTGCACCAAGTGTAGATTTCATAACTGAGTGTTGTAGACTGGAATCTGTTGTATTATagtgtagttttgttttgacaTAATACTCTCTGAAGATCAAACTCTGTACATGAAAGTGAATGTGTGATCATAAATGCTCAAACTGTATTTACTAGTTAATTCTGGAACAGTAAGGATGAATAACAATGCATGTTTTCTCCTCATACTTAACTTGGTAGGATCAATCATATGTGTATTAAGAATGTAACAATAATAAATCATACTCTTCAGAAAAACATATCAGTCATTTAATGTGAAGATAATTGTAAGTAAAATATGTTTGTACGATGTATTGATACATTTGACTTTCATAAATAGATCCTTAAGTGCACTGACTCTTTTCATTGTCTGCTTTAGAGGAAGCATCACTAACATTTTGTCTAATGCAAGTGTAAAAATGtagtttttaaaaaagtatattGTATTCTGGCATTGACAGGTCCCACTTACAGATATGTTATGTTTGGATAtccaatgaaaaaaaacaagcagTTTATGAAGACTCTCTCAAGCTGTGAGTTTATTTATGAATTGCATAATTAACTGTTCTGCTAACTAGCATACCACATTATAGCTATATGAATACACAACATATAAAACCTTATCTTCACTTTATCTTGCTTTTTCAGAGTTGCAATGGCCCGTTCAAGAAACGTCTACACTGACCCTGACTCAGATTATTATTTCAGGGAAATAGTTGACATATATAAATCAAGCTCCACAACAGAGGCAGCTACTACCATAATTAAGGGTAAACTTGAGCAGCTCCAAAATGTCACACTTAATATAGCAGTTACTGGAATGGCAGGGGCAGGTAAATCAACACTGGTTAATGCCATCAGGGGCATACCGAACAATGACCCTCGAGCAGCTCCAACAGGCGTGACAGAGACAACCATGTCCCCTGTCAGGTACGACCACCCCACCATGCCAAACGTCAAAATATGGGACCTCCCCGGTATTGGAACCACCAACCACCAGGCAAAGAACTACATCAAGCAGAAGAAATTCGAGACGTATGatgtcttcatcatcatcacttctGAGAGATTCAAAGAAAATGACGTCTTGCTGGCTAAAGCCATtcttaaaaagaaaaaactttattattttgtcaGGTCAAAGATTGATAATGACATTTATGCAGAGCAGCAACTAAGTCGCCTCAATGAAGCGCAAGTCCTTGCCAATATCAGATGGGACTGTCAAAGATACCTGAGAGATTTAGGCAACCCAAAGGTCTTCCTGATCTCTTCCTTCCATTTGGAAAAGTATGATTTCCCAGATTTGGTAACTACTCTGAGGGAAGATCTTCCCGAGAATAAGAGATTGGCTCTCATTCAGTCCCTGCCGGTGTACTCTATAGGTGTTCTGATTATGAAAAGAAAGCAGTTCAGGAAAATGATTTGGCTAACGGCCTTTGGTGCAGGGGCAATCGCACTGAACCCAGTTCCCGGTCTGTCGTTAGCGTGTGACTTTGGTATTCTGTTGAGCTTTTTTGGCAAAGTCCACAAGGCTTTTGGCCTAGATGACGAGTCTCTCCACAGGCTGTCTGTGCGAGTTAACAAACCAGTATTGGAATTCAAATCAGCCATGACATCACAGTTTAGGGATGGTGTGAATCCTGGAGTGCTGACCAAATTCCTCTCCACGCCTCTCGTCACCGCCTCTGCCACAGTGCAGTATGTCATGACTTTTTTTGTGGGCGTTGGTACCCTCGCAGCTGGAGGCATCTCTGTTGCTACAGTGTATCATCTATTGAACAAGGGAAtaaaagagatggaggaggatgcCAAAGCAGTACTTACTGTAGCTCATTTAGTTTGAAAGAACATGTACCTCCTTTTACACACATTTACGTTtacatttatgcatttagcagatgcttttatccgaagtgacttacaaaatgagcaataacattcaagctataAATCAGAGCAGCCCTAGGGTAACAATACATGTTACTATGCACAGGAGACCTACCTATCATTGAAATGGCTACAAAGTGAGAACAATCAAGCTTCTACTTCAGAAAAATAGTAAAAAGCATTAAGGAACTAGCAGAGTATAAGGTAATTCAATGAAATGGAAAGTTATTCTCAAATAAAGGTTTTATTTATGCTTTAGACACTGAATTGATGAGTTCAGATTAGCAACGCTAATTAACACTATGGGCATAGGGAACTGGTCTCAAATGTATATGTTGCCAGAAGTGTTTCTGAAGTCAACTGATATGCAAAAGTACCTCAACTGACAGAAAGGGCAGGACTCATTTTCTACTTGATTGACAATGTTATTGTTTCAATGGCGTCAGCCCTATATTTGCCTTATTCACCcagcggccagaacgaggctacagggtacacttgtcATCACCCTTCAGTCtagcagatggtggtaatgcactccatttgcaaactgccaaaaaaaagctGGGTTAGCTGGCCTGCCAGAGTAACATTCTTCTTCACTGAGACATtctttttggcagtttgcaaatggagtgcattaccaccatctgctggactgaagtgcgatggcaagtgtaccctgtagcctcgttctggctgccgggtgaataaggcgaattccCAGTTCCCATTTTCTCAAAATTAAaccctatgttcccacatttctacattttcaaaattagggttaggttagggttggaaatggttaaggttagggtgGGAACATAGAAATGTGGGTGGGAACATAGCAATGTGGGAACAGGCATGCTCCCATTTCAACTAGTGATATCTTCACTTTGTAAATGTAAGCAGAGAAAATGTTGCAATGAATGTCAATGTTGTCATTCttgaatgaaaataaatatttttgctACTTCTGTCTTTTGTTGCTTTAAGAGCTATTTTCTTTATATTGATTCATATCAGCTTGATCGCATGTTTTTTCTTCCCC
Coding sequences within:
- the LOC125306438 gene encoding interferon-inducible GTPase 5-like isoform X1, encoding MSGDLNAEPESDILDIYGDGGAEGLSDDKEAQTLVEEFKNFSSDAAVKKVKEDIDTLDHVTLNIGVTGNTGAGKSSFVNAIRGLSNDDEGAADTGVTETTMTPTPYPHPTMPNVTIWDLPGIGTPNFKAKMYLSDVHFERYDFFIILTSERFKENDINLAKAIKQKKRLFYFIRSKIDNDINAENRRRDFNEERLLDKIREDCKKNLSSVGKPQVFLVSSFNLNDYDFNRFMDSLEKELPEKKKHALILSLPVYSLEALDRKKKHLQKMIWLTAFGSGAIAVVAIPGLTVPCDYGIIMSFLESVFRSFGLEDTSLQRLATRVRLNWKDLKAEIKSRFKDGVTTDAVTSLLATPSMASIMTLKGLMSGIIPFMQLPAGAISVAVIHYLLNKGLNEMENDAKSVLEKARLHQV
- the LOC125306438 gene encoding interferon-inducible GTPase 5-like isoform X2, coding for MARSRNVYTDPDSDYYFREIVDIYKSSSTTEAATTIIKGKLEQLQNVTLNIAVTGMAGAGKSTLVNAIRGIPNNDPRAAPTGVTETTMSPVRYDHPTMPNVKIWDLPGIGTTNHQAKNYIKQKKFETYDVFIIITSERFKENDVLLAKAILKKKKLYYFVRSKIDNDIYAEQQLSRLNEAQVLANIRWDCQRYLRDLGNPKVFLISSFHLEKYDFPDLVTTLREDLPENKRLALIQSLPVYSIGVLIMKRKQFRKMIWLTAFGAGAIALNPVPGLSLACDFGILLSFFGKVHKAFGLDDESLHRLSVRVNKPVLEFKSAMTSQFRDGVNPGVLTKFLSTPLVTASATVQYVMTFFVGVGTLAAGGISVATVYHLLNKGIKEMEEDAKAVLTVAHLV